The following are from one region of the Sandaracinus amylolyticus genome:
- a CDS encoding S8 family peptidase, whose protein sequence is MPSTRTLPWAKVIFGIAVVALVLASVLARSGMRCPAAAGCPSQRAALPSAHPFVADPATGALLVDLEDDASLEDREAVARELASAIAPFAWGQGLGEMLSDDAELFRVRAPESEVSDVLARLGRNELVEGVEVERTWSLPETELGFIPSNQAPPAATDGERRFTPDDPYYRFQWHLDQIGMPEAWTRARGAGVVVAVIDTGVAYRDGDRFLRAPDLARTRFVEGWDFVDDDAQPDDEHGHGTHVAGTIAQSTHNALGVAGVAPEAAIMPLRVLDRNGAGGWGAIAASIRWAADHGANVINMSLGGGMRSRTVERAIEYAHEKGVVVVAAAGNASRSTVEYPARHDHVIAVGAVRFDRTLSFYSSYGRGLDVVAPGGDTRVDQNGDGMPDGVLQNTLVGRDPRRFDYVAYQGTSMAAPHVAGVAALIVGAGVTDPDAVERVLTSTATDLGDRTRYAAGLVQANAALARASQETGAARGALAALLGLGVLVGLRRRGKLGVGIAGATMLAVVLAGGLGALPWHLVPGLGGLESLLAGGGPGTAAHLGGRWTALLAMSALVPLAAVALMLHFRKMQPLLVGLCLGTAAFLLVEALAPTTAIALLPGWLAGPWLVLNAGVALWLGRQVARQSR, encoded by the coding sequence ATGCCGTCCACCCGCACGCTCCCTTGGGCCAAGGTGATCTTCGGGATCGCCGTCGTCGCGCTGGTGCTCGCGTCCGTGCTCGCGCGTTCCGGAATGCGGTGCCCCGCGGCCGCGGGGTGCCCGTCGCAGCGGGCCGCGCTCCCGAGCGCGCATCCCTTCGTCGCGGACCCCGCGACGGGCGCGCTGCTGGTGGACCTCGAGGACGATGCGTCGCTCGAGGATCGCGAGGCCGTCGCGCGCGAGCTCGCGAGCGCGATCGCGCCGTTCGCATGGGGCCAGGGCCTCGGCGAGATGCTGAGCGACGACGCGGAGCTCTTCCGGGTGCGCGCGCCCGAGAGCGAGGTGAGCGACGTGCTCGCGCGCCTCGGCCGCAACGAGCTCGTCGAGGGCGTCGAGGTGGAGCGCACGTGGTCGCTCCCCGAGACCGAGCTGGGCTTCATCCCCAGCAACCAGGCGCCGCCCGCGGCGACCGACGGCGAGCGCCGCTTCACGCCCGACGACCCCTATTACCGCTTCCAGTGGCACCTCGATCAGATCGGGATGCCCGAGGCGTGGACGCGTGCGCGCGGCGCGGGCGTCGTGGTCGCGGTGATCGACACCGGTGTCGCGTACCGCGATGGCGATCGCTTCCTCCGCGCGCCCGATCTCGCGCGCACCCGCTTCGTCGAGGGCTGGGACTTCGTCGACGACGACGCGCAGCCCGACGACGAGCACGGCCACGGCACGCACGTCGCGGGCACGATCGCGCAGAGCACGCACAACGCGCTCGGCGTCGCGGGCGTCGCGCCCGAGGCGGCGATCATGCCGCTCCGCGTGCTCGACCGGAACGGCGCGGGCGGGTGGGGCGCGATCGCGGCGTCGATCCGCTGGGCCGCCGATCACGGCGCGAACGTGATCAACATGTCGCTCGGCGGCGGCATGCGCTCGCGCACCGTCGAGCGCGCGATCGAGTACGCGCACGAGAAGGGTGTCGTGGTCGTCGCGGCGGCGGGCAACGCGTCGCGCAGCACCGTCGAGTACCCGGCGCGCCACGACCACGTGATCGCGGTCGGCGCGGTGCGCTTCGATCGCACGCTCTCGTTCTACTCGTCGTACGGCCGCGGCCTCGACGTGGTCGCGCCCGGCGGCGACACCCGCGTCGATCAGAACGGCGACGGCATGCCCGACGGTGTGCTGCAGAACACGCTCGTCGGCCGCGATCCGCGCCGCTTCGACTACGTCGCGTACCAGGGGACGTCGATGGCGGCGCCGCACGTCGCGGGTGTCGCGGCGCTCATCGTCGGCGCCGGCGTGACCGATCCCGACGCGGTCGAGCGCGTGCTGACCTCGACCGCGACGGACCTCGGTGATCGCACCCGCTACGCGGCCGGCCTCGTCCAGGCGAACGCGGCGCTCGCGCGCGCGTCGCAGGAGACCGGCGCAGCGCGGGGTGCGCTCGCGGCCCTGCTCGGTCTCGGCGTGCTCGTCGGGCTCCGCCGGCGCGGCAAGCTCGGTGTCGGCATCGCCGGCGCCACGATGCTCGCGGTCGTCCTCGCGGGCGGCCTGGGCGCGCTGCCGTGGCACCTCGTGCCCGGCCTCGGTGGGCTCGAGTCGCTGCTCGCCGGTGGCGGCCCCGGCACCGCGGCGCACCTCGGCGGTCGCTGGACCGCGCTGCTCGCGATGAGCGCGCTGGTGCCGCTCGCGGCGGTCGCGCTGATGCTGCACTTCCGCAAGATGCAGCCGCTGCTCGTCGGTCTGTGCCTCGGCACCGCCGCGTTCCTGCTCGTCGAGGCGCTCGCTCCGACGACTGCGATCGCGCTGCTCCCCGGCTGGCTCGCGGGCCCCTGGCTCGTGCTCAACGCCGGTGTCGCGCTCTGGCTCGGTCGTCAGGTCGCGCGCCAGTCTCGCTGA
- a CDS encoding YdcH family protein: MARSQSRQVDPLKELDRLERRHKKLKERVAEYEARMFLTNTEQLDLAKLKKQKLATKDAMENLRVPSS, translated from the coding sequence ATGGCGAGGTCGCAGTCGCGTCAGGTCGATCCCCTCAAGGAGCTGGACCGCCTCGAGAGGCGTCATAAGAAGCTCAAGGAGCGCGTCGCTGAGTACGAGGCTCGGATGTTCCTCACCAACACCGAGCAGCTCGACCTGGCGAAGCTCAAGAAGCAGAAGCTCGCGACCAAGGATGCGATGGAGAACCTACGGGTCCCGTCGAGCTGA
- a CDS encoding LolA family protein, with the protein MSTRPGPKFLVSFALAALLATAGIARGQSGDADEATVVLAEVRARYGALRGLRARFEQRFHHRFHERDDRWRGRIALQRPGRLRIDYDVPRGRVLASDGTRIVSYEPEPAPGQYYEQAASEDAMPIALGLLMGVDLPEDAVQARLVDARQTGFVGSVIELRPSAPVAHYERVWLYVDRAEGRRGRVHRVMIIDHAGNTNRFDLIAQVENPPLAESTFVFRPPASARRIEP; encoded by the coding sequence GTGTCGACACGCCCCGGGCCCAAGTTCCTCGTCTCGTTCGCGCTCGCGGCGCTGCTCGCGACCGCGGGAATCGCCCGCGGGCAGTCCGGCGATGCCGACGAGGCGACCGTGGTGCTCGCAGAGGTGCGGGCTCGCTACGGCGCGCTGCGTGGGCTGCGCGCGCGCTTCGAGCAGCGCTTCCATCATCGATTCCACGAGCGCGACGATCGCTGGCGTGGGCGCATCGCGCTGCAGCGTCCCGGTCGACTGCGCATCGACTACGACGTGCCGCGAGGGCGCGTGCTCGCGAGCGATGGGACGCGGATCGTCTCGTACGAGCCCGAGCCCGCGCCGGGGCAGTACTACGAGCAAGCGGCGTCCGAGGACGCGATGCCGATCGCGCTGGGGCTGCTGATGGGCGTCGACCTGCCCGAGGACGCGGTGCAGGCGCGGCTCGTCGATGCGCGCCAGACGGGCTTCGTCGGCAGCGTGATCGAGCTGCGGCCGAGCGCGCCGGTCGCGCACTACGAGCGCGTGTGGCTCTACGTCGATCGCGCCGAGGGGCGGCGCGGGCGCGTGCATCGCGTGATGATCATCGACCACGCGGGGAACACGAACCGCTTCGATCTGATCGCTCAGGTCGAGAATCCGCCGCTCGCGGAGTCGACGTTCGTGTTCCGTCCGCCCGCGTCGGCGCGCCGCATCGAGCCCTGA
- a CDS encoding glycosyltransferase family 4 protein, translated as MPATSFPTSERDVSGLFVLGMARALAARGHEIEVIAPAPDRGDPWTDPAPGVRVRWIDYARPRTLQRTFHRAGAPDNLARDPLAWIGAASFPIALAAAMSSRRWDAIASHWGVPCGLVAGAMRGAARHVAFFHSADVHVLSRAPRALARAIADRSDALVFVSERLRDRFLALAPDAHDRSHVIAMGVDPAPTLAMSRRERFTLLVLARLVPVKGLDRAIRAIATMPDVELVIGGEGPERARLEQTARALDANVRFLGIITGDEKARWLAAADALVAPSIVLPSGRTEGAPTALIEAMNAALPVIASDVGGARELVTHEHDGLLVPPDDVWALRAAIARLRDDPALRARLSDHASRSASSRTWSALAPRFEALLAQSSGECSPAHGSVRSTRTAGP; from the coding sequence ATGCCCGCGACGAGCTTCCCGACGTCGGAGCGCGACGTCTCGGGGCTCTTCGTGCTCGGCATGGCGCGCGCGCTCGCGGCACGCGGGCACGAGATCGAAGTGATCGCGCCCGCGCCCGATCGTGGCGATCCGTGGACCGATCCCGCACCCGGCGTACGCGTGCGATGGATCGACTACGCACGACCTCGCACGCTCCAGCGCACGTTCCATCGCGCCGGCGCGCCCGACAACCTCGCGCGCGATCCGCTCGCGTGGATCGGCGCGGCATCGTTCCCGATCGCGCTCGCCGCGGCGATGTCGTCGAGGCGATGGGACGCGATCGCGAGCCACTGGGGCGTGCCCTGCGGGCTGGTCGCGGGCGCGATGCGCGGCGCGGCGCGGCACGTCGCGTTCTTCCACTCGGCCGACGTGCACGTTCTCTCTCGCGCACCGCGCGCCCTCGCTCGCGCGATCGCCGATCGCAGCGACGCGCTGGTGTTCGTGAGCGAGCGATTGCGCGATCGATTCCTCGCGCTCGCGCCCGATGCACACGATCGATCGCACGTGATCGCGATGGGCGTCGATCCCGCTCCGACACTCGCGATGTCGCGACGCGAGCGCTTCACGCTGCTCGTGCTCGCGCGCCTCGTACCGGTGAAGGGCCTCGATCGCGCCATCCGTGCGATCGCGACGATGCCCGACGTCGAGCTCGTGATCGGCGGCGAGGGGCCCGAGCGCGCGCGCCTCGAGCAGACCGCGCGAGCCCTCGACGCGAACGTGCGCTTCCTCGGCATCATCACCGGCGACGAGAAGGCGCGCTGGCTCGCGGCCGCCGATGCGCTCGTCGCGCCTTCGATCGTGCTCCCGAGCGGACGCACCGAGGGCGCGCCCACCGCGCTGATCGAGGCGATGAACGCCGCGCTGCCGGTGATCGCGAGCGACGTCGGAGGTGCACGCGAGCTCGTCACCCACGAGCACGACGGCCTGCTCGTTCCGCCCGACGACGTCTGGGCGCTGCGCGCTGCGATCGCACGTCTGCGAGACGATCCCGCGCTCCGCGCGCGCCTCTCCGATCACGCATCGCGCTCCGCCTCGTCGCGCACCTGGTCCGCGCTCGCGCCGCGCTTCGAAGCGCTCTTGGCTCAGTCCAGCGGGGAGTGCTCGCCGGCGCACGGGAGCGTGCGGAGCACGCGGACGGCAGGGCCCTGA
- a CDS encoding glycosyltransferase family 2 protein — translation MLESANVAVVVPAYNEARLIARALSGIPSFVDRVVVVDDASTDATAREAARTGDARVEVVRHARNRGVGAAIATGTRIAFDRGADVAAVMAGDAQMDPSDLERVVAPVARGEVDYCKGDRLSHPSVRRTMPPHRWIANHVLSRLTHLATGIPVRDSQCGYAAISRTAARRIELERMWPGYGYPNDLLGRAAAAGLRVGEVTVRPIYADEESGIGIHHGLIVIPLLLARTAITRHLS, via the coding sequence GTGCTGGAGAGCGCAAACGTCGCAGTCGTCGTCCCGGCGTACAACGAGGCGCGCCTCATCGCGCGAGCGCTCTCCGGGATCCCGTCGTTCGTCGATCGCGTCGTCGTCGTGGACGACGCGTCGACGGATGCCACCGCGCGCGAAGCAGCGCGCACCGGCGATGCACGCGTCGAGGTCGTCCGTCACGCGCGCAACCGCGGTGTGGGCGCTGCGATCGCGACGGGCACGCGCATCGCGTTCGATCGCGGCGCCGACGTCGCTGCAGTGATGGCGGGCGACGCGCAGATGGATCCTTCGGATCTCGAGCGCGTCGTCGCGCCGGTCGCGCGCGGCGAGGTCGACTACTGCAAAGGTGATCGGCTCTCGCACCCGAGCGTGCGCCGAACGATGCCGCCGCATCGCTGGATCGCGAACCACGTGCTCTCGCGGCTCACGCACCTCGCCACGGGGATCCCGGTGCGCGACTCGCAGTGCGGCTACGCCGCGATCTCGCGGACCGCGGCGCGCCGCATCGAGCTCGAGCGCATGTGGCCGGGCTACGGCTATCCGAACGATCTGCTGGGACGCGCCGCGGCCGCAGGGCTGCGCGTCGGCGAGGTCACGGTGCGCCCGATCTACGCCGACGAGGAGAGCGGCATCGGCATCCATCACGGGCTCATCGTGATCCCGCTGCTCCTCGCGCGCACCGCGATCACGCGGCACCTCTCGTGA
- the glmS gene encoding glutamine--fructose-6-phosphate transaminase (isomerizing), which produces MCGIVGYVGDDDTAPILLDGLRRLEYRGYDSAGVAIHSNGEIKIARAVGKLRNLEKALEEKPLAGTTGIGHTRWATHGRPTEVNAHPHQSGPIALVHNGIIENHLSLRTRLVERGAKIVSDTDTEIAAHLVHEKLRENGKGLEDAVRSALREIHGAYALAVLSKDEPGRIVVAKASSPLVIGIADDASYAGSDIPALLPYTRKMIFLEDGDMAVLEKGSVRITRLDGTVVERAIKVIDWSPVMAEKAGFKHFMLKEIHEQPRAIEDTLRGRLDREHGDVHGHEIGLSDDDARSIKRVFLLACGTSHHAAMTGRYYLESIARIPTSVELASEFRGREPMIGEGDLVVAVSQSGETIDTLIAAREAKERGAKILAIANVIGSAIPRMADAAFYTHAGPEIGVASTKCFSTQLANLMMLSIWLGKRRGTLDEAKARDLVEAMARLPLLMRDVIQGTRQLVCNLAKRYRDARDVLFLGRGLNYPIALEAALKLKEISYVHAEGYAAGEMKHGPIALIDSAVPVFVLMPKDRWYERTHGNLQEAKAREGQVIAVATEGDESAHSLSQDVIEVPDVPEAITPFLTVLPMQLYSYYVADFKGTDVDQPRNLAKTVTVE; this is translated from the coding sequence ATGTGCGGCATCGTGGGTTACGTCGGTGACGACGACACGGCTCCCATTCTCCTCGACGGCCTGCGCCGTCTCGAGTACCGCGGCTACGACTCGGCCGGCGTCGCGATCCACAGCAACGGCGAGATCAAGATCGCGCGCGCGGTGGGCAAGCTGCGCAACCTCGAGAAAGCGCTCGAGGAGAAGCCGCTCGCGGGCACGACGGGCATCGGCCACACGCGCTGGGCGACGCACGGACGCCCCACCGAGGTGAACGCGCACCCCCACCAGTCGGGCCCGATCGCGCTGGTGCACAACGGCATCATCGAGAACCACCTTTCGCTGCGCACCCGCCTGGTCGAGCGTGGCGCGAAGATCGTCAGCGACACCGACACCGAGATCGCCGCGCACCTCGTGCACGAGAAGCTGCGCGAGAACGGCAAGGGCCTCGAGGACGCGGTGCGCAGCGCGTTGCGCGAGATCCACGGCGCGTACGCGCTCGCGGTGCTGAGCAAGGACGAGCCGGGGCGAATCGTCGTCGCGAAGGCGAGCTCGCCGCTCGTGATCGGCATCGCGGACGACGCGAGCTACGCGGGCAGCGACATCCCCGCGCTGCTGCCGTACACGCGCAAGATGATCTTCCTCGAGGACGGCGACATGGCCGTGCTCGAGAAAGGCTCGGTCCGGATCACGCGCCTCGACGGCACCGTCGTCGAGCGCGCCATCAAGGTGATCGACTGGTCGCCCGTGATGGCCGAGAAGGCCGGCTTCAAGCACTTCATGCTCAAGGAGATCCACGAGCAGCCGCGCGCCATCGAGGACACGCTGCGCGGCCGCCTGGATCGCGAGCACGGCGACGTGCACGGCCACGAGATCGGCCTGAGCGACGACGACGCGCGCAGCATCAAGCGCGTGTTCCTGCTCGCGTGCGGCACGAGCCACCACGCGGCGATGACGGGCCGCTATTACCTCGAGTCGATCGCGCGCATCCCGACCTCGGTCGAGCTCGCGAGCGAGTTCCGCGGTCGCGAGCCGATGATCGGCGAGGGCGATCTCGTCGTCGCGGTGAGCCAGAGCGGCGAGACGATCGACACGCTGATCGCGGCGCGCGAGGCGAAGGAGCGCGGCGCGAAGATCCTCGCGATCGCGAACGTGATCGGCAGCGCGATCCCGCGCATGGCCGACGCGGCGTTCTACACGCACGCGGGCCCGGAGATCGGCGTCGCGTCGACGAAGTGCTTCTCGACGCAGCTCGCGAACCTGATGATGCTCTCGATCTGGCTCGGCAAGCGCCGCGGCACGCTCGACGAGGCGAAGGCGCGCGATCTGGTCGAGGCGATGGCGCGCCTGCCGCTGCTGATGCGCGACGTCATCCAGGGCACGCGCCAGCTCGTGTGCAACCTCGCGAAGCGCTATCGCGACGCGCGCGACGTGCTCTTCCTCGGCCGCGGCCTCAACTACCCGATCGCGCTCGAGGCCGCGCTCAAGCTGAAGGAGATCTCGTACGTGCACGCCGAGGGCTACGCGGCGGGCGAGATGAAGCACGGCCCGATCGCGCTGATCGACAGCGCGGTCCCGGTGTTCGTGCTGATGCCGAAGGATCGCTGGTACGAGCGCACCCACGGCAACCTGCAGGAGGCGAAGGCGCGCGAGGGTCAGGTCATCGCGGTCGCGACCGAGGGCGACGAGTCCGCGCACTCGCTCTCGCAGGACGTGATCGAGGTGCCCGACGTGCCCGAGGCGATCACGCCGTTCCTCACCGTGCTGCCGATGCAGCTCTACTCGTACTACGTCGCCGACTTCAAGGGCACCGACGTCGACCAGCCGCGCAACCTGGCGAAGACGGTGACCGTCGAGTAA
- a CDS encoding M16 family metallopeptidase, with amino-acid sequence MRKLTSLAIALSLVACGPSAQTTTPEPGAGGEGAEQAQAETPRVPPPPSGPARDVHLPPIARTTLANGLEVNTVRTNALPLVYVRLVVRSGLASSPEQLPGLSRLVAKMLKEGTRRRTSAQLAEQIEYLGADLFVGDDQAQVVLQVRALSEHLDTVMDLLADIAQNPRFDEQELRRLKAREADRLRVEYADAATLARRAFYQAAYGSHPYANVDLTPQTLERARRTDLANWHRDHFVPNNAFLVVAGDVTPEQVQAAAQRAFGRWRRREVAQAQLPDVPQRTQREVLIVHRPGSAQSVIAVGNLAIARSHPDWVPLEVANQVLGGSAASRLFSDLRERRSLTYGAYSSVDELPIPGPFRARGSVGRDPEHPDVDRTPAAMDAFMEHLQRIVTEAPPQEEVNNAQRYLSDSFPLQIDTAGRIAGMVSDLRLYGLADDYFDTYRSDIRNVTPDQALEAARAHIRPDQALVVIVGDAEVIAQPMRRWGPVRVVDPDGREISSFPAEGATPAE; translated from the coding sequence ATGAGGAAGCTGACGTCGCTCGCCATCGCGCTCTCGCTCGTCGCGTGCGGACCGAGCGCGCAGACCACGACGCCCGAGCCGGGCGCCGGTGGCGAAGGCGCCGAGCAGGCGCAGGCCGAGACGCCGCGCGTTCCGCCGCCTCCGTCGGGCCCCGCGCGTGACGTGCACCTCCCGCCGATCGCGCGCACCACGCTCGCGAACGGCCTCGAGGTGAACACCGTGCGCACCAACGCGCTGCCGCTCGTCTACGTGCGGCTCGTGGTGCGCAGCGGTCTCGCGTCGTCGCCCGAGCAGCTGCCGGGCCTCTCGCGCCTCGTCGCGAAGATGCTCAAGGAAGGCACGCGCCGGCGCACGAGCGCGCAGCTCGCCGAGCAGATCGAGTACCTCGGCGCCGATCTCTTCGTGGGCGACGATCAGGCCCAGGTGGTGCTGCAGGTCCGCGCGCTCTCGGAGCACCTCGACACCGTGATGGATCTGCTCGCGGACATCGCGCAGAACCCGCGCTTCGACGAGCAGGAGCTGCGTCGCCTCAAGGCGCGCGAGGCCGATCGCCTGCGCGTCGAGTACGCGGACGCGGCGACGCTCGCGCGGCGCGCCTTCTATCAGGCGGCGTACGGCTCGCATCCGTACGCGAACGTCGATCTCACGCCGCAGACGCTCGAGCGCGCGCGGCGCACCGATCTCGCGAACTGGCATCGCGATCACTTCGTGCCGAACAACGCGTTCCTCGTGGTCGCCGGCGACGTGACGCCGGAGCAGGTGCAGGCCGCGGCGCAGCGCGCGTTCGGTCGGTGGCGTCGTCGCGAGGTCGCGCAGGCGCAGCTGCCCGACGTGCCGCAGCGCACGCAGCGCGAAGTGCTGATCGTGCATCGCCCGGGCTCGGCGCAGTCGGTGATCGCGGTGGGCAACCTCGCGATCGCGCGCTCGCATCCGGACTGGGTGCCGCTCGAGGTCGCGAACCAGGTGCTCGGAGGCTCGGCCGCGTCGCGCCTCTTCAGCGATCTGCGCGAGCGGCGCAGCCTCACGTACGGCGCCTACTCGAGCGTCGACGAGCTGCCGATCCCGGGACCGTTCCGCGCGCGTGGCTCGGTGGGACGCGACCCCGAGCATCCCGACGTCGATCGCACGCCGGCCGCGATGGACGCGTTCATGGAGCACCTGCAGCGCATCGTCACCGAGGCGCCGCCGCAGGAAGAAGTGAACAACGCACAGCGCTATCTGTCGGACTCGTTCCCGCTGCAGATCGACACTGCGGGTCGCATCGCGGGCATGGTCTCGGACCTTCGCCTCTACGGGCTGGCCGACGACTACTTCGACACGTACCGCTCGGACATCCGCAACGTCACGCCGGACCAGGCGCTCGAGGCGGCGCGCGCCCACATCCGACCCGATCAGGCGCTCGTCGTGATCGTCGGTGACGCGGAAGTCATCGCGCAGCCCATGCGCCGGTGGGGCCCGGTGCGCGTCGTCGATCCCGACGGGCGCGAGATCTCGTCGTTCCCCGCGGAGGGCGCGACGCCCGCCGAATAA
- a CDS encoding M16 family metallopeptidase has product MTERPKRAAMAVAFLGATAALVGTASHLTQVDAQDRPTSAQADAAPAAAASSPLSRLAIRRERLDNGLRVVLNPDPTVPTVAIAVYYDVGSRNEVRGRSGFAHLFEHMMFQGSANVARGEHFSLIMNRGGSLNGTTSEDRTNYFETLPANELELGLFLESDRMRSLAVNEFNFDNQTQVVIQERQQSYENRPYALSFLRINELAYGDYWPYAHSTIGDTQDLVDAPLSAVQEFWQTHYAPNNAVLSIAGDFDPDQAMELVRRYFGNIPSREVPPYAPGDIAPQTAERTDTMQDMLADLPAFHVAFHIPQSREADHYPLEMLALALGDGESSRLYQELVKQRELVSEIYVATDDRRGPDLLSIFALVAEGHTGAEVRPFIYSAIERIAREGIPERELEKLRNRVRASFVFGLQSNLDRAKNLAEFEMYWGDAELIRAELDRYLAVTSDDIKRVAGRYFAETNRTVLDVVPAPQAEESAEGGAR; this is encoded by the coding sequence ATGACCGAACGACCGAAGCGCGCCGCGATGGCGGTCGCGTTCCTCGGCGCGACGGCCGCGCTGGTGGGAACGGCGTCGCATCTGACCCAGGTCGATGCGCAGGATCGCCCGACGAGCGCGCAGGCCGACGCCGCGCCGGCTGCGGCGGCGAGCTCTCCGCTGTCGCGCCTCGCGATCCGCCGCGAGCGACTCGACAACGGGCTGCGCGTGGTGCTGAACCCCGACCCGACGGTGCCCACCGTCGCGATCGCGGTCTACTACGACGTGGGCTCGCGCAACGAGGTCCGAGGGCGCTCGGGGTTCGCGCACCTGTTCGAGCACATGATGTTCCAGGGCTCGGCGAACGTGGCACGCGGCGAGCACTTCTCGTTGATCATGAACCGCGGTGGATCGCTCAACGGCACGACGAGCGAGGACCGCACGAACTACTTCGAGACGCTGCCCGCGAACGAGCTCGAGCTCGGGCTCTTCCTCGAGTCGGATCGCATGCGCTCGCTCGCGGTCAACGAGTTCAACTTCGACAACCAGACGCAGGTCGTCATCCAGGAGCGCCAGCAGAGCTACGAGAACCGGCCCTACGCGCTCTCGTTCCTGCGCATCAACGAGCTCGCGTACGGCGACTACTGGCCCTACGCGCACTCGACGATCGGCGACACGCAGGACCTCGTCGACGCGCCGCTCTCGGCGGTGCAGGAGTTCTGGCAGACGCACTACGCGCCGAACAACGCGGTGCTCTCGATCGCCGGCGACTTCGATCCCGATCAGGCGATGGAGCTCGTGCGGCGCTACTTCGGGAACATCCCGTCGCGCGAGGTGCCGCCCTACGCGCCCGGCGACATCGCGCCGCAGACCGCGGAGCGCACCGACACGATGCAGGACATGCTCGCGGACCTTCCCGCGTTCCACGTCGCGTTCCACATCCCGCAGTCGCGCGAGGCCGATCACTATCCGCTCGAGATGCTCGCGCTCGCGCTCGGCGATGGCGAGTCGTCGCGCCTCTACCAGGAGCTCGTGAAGCAGCGCGAGCTGGTCTCGGAGATCTACGTCGCGACCGACGATCGCCGCGGGCCCGATCTGCTGTCGATCTTCGCGCTCGTCGCGGAAGGACACACCGGCGCCGAGGTGCGGCCGTTCATCTACTCGGCGATCGAGCGCATCGCGCGCGAGGGCATTCCCGAGCGCGAGCTCGAGAAGCTGCGCAATCGCGTGCGCGCGTCGTTCGTGTTCGGCCTCCAGAGCAACCTCGATCGCGCGAAGAACCTCGCGGAGTTCGAGATGTACTGGGGCGACGCGGAGCTCATCCGCGCCGAGCTCGATCGCTATCTCGCGGTGACGAGCGACGACATCAAGCGCGTCGCGGGTCGCTACTTCGCGGAGACGAACCGCACCGTGCTCGACGTGGTGCCTGCGCCGCAGGCCGAAGAGAGCGCGGAAGGAGGTGCGCGATGA
- a CDS encoding competence/damage-inducible protein A gives MTAAVLSIGTELTRGELVNTNASWLAERLTLLGFEVQELRVVDDDVPRIVEVLKALASKHRVIISTGGLGPTTDDLTTIAAAQALGVGLERHDPSLDAIRRRFAKLGREMSKTNEKQADFPIGATVLPNSVGTAPGFAIELDGARIFFLPGVPVEMRRIVEDHVEPAIASLAERTTHQIRLRTFGLPESVVGEKLAGIEDNEPAVTLGYRASFPEIEVKVLARAGNHAEAEGIARRVAQTVRDRLGDAVFGETDDTFAGYVGQTLRDRGLTLAIAESCTGGMIGAMVTSVPGSSEYLLLDAVTYSNAAKHDLLGVDMELMRHHGAVSGEVAGAMAEGALARADAHLGVAVTGIAGPGGGTDAKPVGTVWFALAQRGGPTITRTMNLPGDRERIRTLASYVALKLVADAAISRGRS, from the coding sequence ATGACCGCAGCCGTCCTCTCGATCGGGACCGAGCTCACCCGCGGCGAGCTGGTGAACACCAACGCGAGCTGGCTCGCGGAACGCCTCACGCTGCTGGGCTTCGAAGTGCAGGAGCTGCGCGTCGTCGACGACGACGTCCCGCGCATCGTCGAGGTGCTGAAGGCGCTCGCGTCGAAGCATCGCGTGATCATCTCGACCGGAGGCCTCGGGCCGACCACCGACGATCTCACGACGATCGCCGCGGCCCAGGCGCTCGGAGTCGGGCTCGAGCGACACGATCCCTCGCTCGACGCGATCCGTCGGCGCTTCGCGAAGCTCGGTCGCGAGATGTCGAAGACGAACGAGAAGCAGGCGGACTTCCCGATCGGCGCGACGGTCCTGCCCAACTCGGTGGGCACCGCGCCGGGCTTCGCGATCGAGCTCGACGGCGCGCGCATCTTCTTCCTGCCGGGCGTTCCCGTCGAGATGCGACGCATCGTCGAGGATCACGTCGAGCCCGCGATCGCGTCGCTCGCCGAGCGCACGACGCATCAGATCCGACTGCGCACGTTCGGGCTGCCCGAGTCGGTCGTCGGCGAGAAGCTCGCGGGCATCGAGGACAACGAGCCCGCGGTGACGCTCGGCTATCGCGCGTCGTTCCCCGAGATCGAGGTGAAGGTGCTCGCGCGTGCGGGCAATCACGCCGAGGCCGAGGGCATCGCGCGCCGCGTCGCGCAGACGGTGCGCGATCGGCTCGGCGACGCGGTGTTCGGCGAGACCGACGACACGTTCGCGGGCTACGTCGGACAGACGCTGCGCGATCGCGGGCTCACGCTGGCGATCGCGGAGTCGTGCACCGGCGGGATGATCGGCGCGATGGTCACGAGCGTGCCCGGCAGCTCCGAGTACCTGCTGCTCGATGCGGTCACGTACTCGAACGCGGCGAAGCACGATCTGCTCGGCGTCGACATGGAGCTGATGCGGCACCACGGCGCGGTGAGCGGGGAGGTCGCGGGCGCGATGGCCGAAGGCGCGCTCGCGCGCGCCGACGCGCACCTCGGCGTGGCGGTCACGGGGATCGCCGGCCCGGGCGGCGGCACCGACGCGAAGCCGGTCGGCACGGTGTGGTTCGCGCTCGCGCAGCGTGGCGGTCCCACGATCACGCGCACGATGAACCTGCCCGGCGATCGCGAGCGCATCCGGACGCTCGCGTCGTACGTCGCGCTGAAGCTGGTCGCCGACGCGGCGATCTCGCGCGGCCGCAGCTGA